DNA from Podospora pseudopauciseta strain CBS 411.78 chromosome 5 map unlocalized CBS411.78m_5, whole genome shotgun sequence:
TTGCTTTGATCAAAAGGTCACCACAGAGGACATTCCGCTTTGTTGGGAGATACCCCTCTTTGATCGGCTCATGATAGGGGCATTTCCGGCCCACTTGCCGATTGAACCCGGCCAAGACTGTTAATGTTCGGGCCGAGATCGCATGTGAAGCCAGCCGAAAGACGACAAGACTGGTGTGACGGCGATGACTATGGTGTCTCCTAATTGACGGTGGTGATTCCCTGCAAGAACCGAGGCAGATATAGTCAAATGTCCCTTATCGCCATACCGAACTTGGTTCATTCCCAGGCTTGGAGGATCATTTCCAGCTAACCAGGACCGAAACGTGATGCCAAGTGTAGACAATCTGTAAGGGTTGACAAGGTCGCCTCGCGTGTAGCCCGAATCCAGACCTTCTATAGTATTATCCTCTTTACGATGTTGGAGCACAATCGCCCAGGGGCAAAGTGTGTCAGTGCCTTCGGCAGCCCGCGAATCTACTCTCCGAAGTCCACAAACAACATAACATGTCGCCTCCCAGGTTGAATCGCCTATGGGTGCCGACATCGTGATCTCGACTACACCAACAAATCTAGGGCTTGATGAGGCTAAGAAGCACTCGCGCCTGATGTCCCAAAGGTGCTCTGGATAATAACTGTGGCTGACTGAGAAGCCCTGTGAATACGCCTCGATGCACTCCCATTGGATTTTTATAGTCGGGTACAAGAGATCCGAATGAGAGAAATAGAGTGAGTTCGCTTCGATCCCCTCAGCTGGCGTTAAAGAGGTGGCAATGCGGACCAGGGACGGTTTACCGAACCTCATCTGTGACTGAGGCGTCAGTGACAACCAAGAGGGCTGATATCTGACGTAGGATGACTTGATCTTCCGCAGCCAGATTGTGAAAACGGGAGGATCTCCATCTTTGTCGTCGACATGGCCACTTGTACAGCGCAGGTATAGCCGGTGACCAGTTTCACCGCGTGAGGAGTCAAGTGCTGTGTGGAGCTCAAGACCAGTGTTGGTGATAATCCACGACGGCGTTGGTATAACGGGATCAAGCCAGTGTTTGATATCAGAAGCGCCGGCGAACCAAGAGGGGTGGCTCGCCAATATACCGGAGTGTCTGAGTCCGAGTTCAGTTTTGCTATGTTGCCAGGCAAATAAAGACATGTCGTTTGTCTTCTGAGCTATATGTTCCTGGAGACGGAGGAAGGCCTTTTCTCTTTCGCCGTATATCAGCGGCATGTGGATACCGAAGATGCCCAGGAGACAATATGCCATGTCTTCTATTCGTGTCGTGTTTCTTTTAGCTGCCCACGACATTTTCTGAGCGACGGGTACTTGGTACAGCTTATCCGAAGATTGGAGAATAGTAATGTCGATGCTCGTGATGCGATAGAGGATGTTCAGAAGTTGCACCTTTGAACCACACTGGGTCCAGTTGCAATCGTGAAATATGATGTCCCTCGGCGCGACCAGCTCTTGCAAGGTCCAGCCCCGGGTAAACCATCGGCATGGTTGAAGGTCAGCTTTGGTGGGTGTGAGTTGGCCATCAGTGAGCGCAAAATCCTCGAGGTAAACAACGCATAGTGCTGCTTTCTGGTACCAGTGGAACATGGAATTGATCGACTCGGTCAGCTCGGCGCTGCTGGTCTTGTCGATGCAGCATGTATCAACCCAAGCGTGGGAGTGTCCGTATTCAAGCGTGAGCTCGCACattccttttattttctcaAAGCCCTTCTTATGAACGGCAGTGTCGAACGAGTTCTGTATGTCCTGAAAAGTgacttcatcatcaccccagGTGTGTGAGAGGATGCAGTAGGGAATCGCATTTGGCCCGTCGATGTCGTTCTGCTCGAGTTGATAGTTTTGGCAATTGAGCAGCCACATGACCAGAATCAGCGTCGATCAAAGGACAGCAAACAATCGATAGGTTTCGCGACAGTGTAGGGTAGAATTGTGACTTGGAGGCTCAACATGGCGGGATGTTGCGCAGAGTGGGGTTGCTGGAGGGGGTTCATTGGCATCAGCACAGCCACCAAAGGCCAGCCAACCACAGCCAGCAAGGCCAAGTCCTTTTTGTTTCGGTTATTTTATGACTCCAGACACGTTATGAAAGCCTAGTTCTCCTTTATAAATACAGCTCAAAGACAATAACAAGGCAATACAGACCCACATTACAAAACCCCTTTGCCTCTCCAAAACTTAAAACAAGCACaatcacccccaccaccccaaccaatCCCTCCCactctcccccttttcctccccctcccccctgccCGGTAAATCCGCCCACCTACTCcaatccccctccacaaccttccaccccccatccTTCGTATCCCCCCTCGCAATCCCCccccacaccaccaaaacTCCCTCCAAACCCCATCATTCCACCTATTCCCAAAATACAACACCGCCCAGTCATGATCACAAACCTCATACTCACCCCAATACCCAGCCCCCAGACGAGCATCCCACCCCATCAAAAAAGCAGGCCTGGCATCCCTTGTGTACTCCCCTTTTTCCATCTTTCCTCCCACCGGGGCGAACCAAGACTGTGGAAAGTTCCCCTTCATGTGACCGTGTTTTTCCTGGAAAGACCCCAGATTCTGCCAGACGTGAACGACGATTTCCTTGGCGGCGGGCAGGGATGGGTCTGTAGGCCAGGTGTACACCGCTGCTCGGTAGCGTGTTTGGCAGAGGTGGCAGACTTGGGGGCGGTAGACGCTTGTTTCaggttggaggtgggtgttggggttggggttggtgcccggaggagggggggatgatgatgttgatttTAGTGGGGGGCGCCAGCAGCGCATTCCGTTGTTGTAGAAGATGTTGAGGCTTTCTTCGAGGATGTCGCGGGGTTGGCCCCCGTTGTAGCGGgcttggttgaggaggggattGGTTGTTTCAGGGTGGTAGGAGGGTTGGTGGCGGCAGGTTTGGAAGCCGAGGTAGTGGCGGGTGGGGGGCTGGTTGGAACTACTGTCGTCTGGGGTGGTGTCGGggctggttggtttggggttggggatgaaggCTTCGGGGGGGAGGTAGACGCGTTGGGTGGAGTAAGTTaggaggttggggtgttTGAAGGAGGAATAGATGCTGTTGGGGCTGCTTGGGAGCTCGACGAGGGCGCAAGAGAGGGAGGCTTTGACGAAGACGTGTCTGTACGGGGAGTCTGGGGAGGAGTTGCTGAGAGGATGGGGCTGCCAGTCTGAGTCAAAAGacagggaggggaggtggtaggCTGTTTTGGTGGCTGGGAGAGTGATGGTTTTTGAACTGGTTGATCGGATCGGCCAGGCGAGAAAAACCTGGAATTGTTGTGTCCCCAAAGCTTTGGATGTGCGGAGGCTGGAGATCGGTCTATCTGGGTCGTTAAGGGCGTGGTAGCAATCGTCAAAGGTGAGTTTGCCGATGTTCCAGTAGTTGGGACCCAGCGCCATCCAGGGGCAGGCTGTTTTGTAGAGGGaaggttggggaagaagccGATGCAAGACGCGGCAATATATGCAGACTGTGTGGGTTGTTTTGAGGTCTTTTTCGAGTAGTTGGAGAAACTTCCATCTGTTGAAGTTATTACAGGCCTGAGGAATGATGCCAAGGTCCTCATTGATAGGTTTGCACTCCCAATCGTGAGTTTCATGTCGCGTTTCGGACGCGGTTGTTGACCATTCTGATGATGGATAGCCGAGGGATAGCTTATAAAGGTGAGTAGAGGCAAGGCTGAAAGAAGCGGCCGAAACCACATCCAGGTGACCACCAATCTGGAGCAATGTCTCATTAGGAAGACACAGCAAGCTCCCAGTGTATGTCGTCTGCGGCTGTTGCATTCTTGGACATGAAGTCATGGCAAGGAAGGGTGGCTTGGAACGACGTGTTAAAATGCGAAGGTAATGATATGGTAGGACTCCAGTCTTGATGCAGACACCTTCTTATAGATTCAAGCATATGCGTCAAGAGGGAGGTTAGAGAACGTAATCTAGCTCGCAAAGCATTCCCATTCAAGCTAGGCTGTCATCTCTATTTGCCTTGGCGACTCTCAGGGGTCTGTGGTGGAGCAGACATTCTTAAAATGCGTACGCTGTGGTCGACTTAAGCCTGTGCATCAGGAATGTCAATAAACAAAAAGAGTAATCTCTACCGGCTTGTGGAAAAGCCATCGGGAAAGCCACCTTCCGGATCTCTTTTCGTATTTCGCTGTCCTCAAACCTTCAAATCACATTAAGGCCCTTGACCCATAACGTGTGAAACGGTTGCTCCCAGAGCACTTGCCTTATGAGCACTTCCAGGAGGTTTGCTGAACAGGAAGGAGCTGTTATACCTGACTGGACACCTCACCTGACCGGACCATCTGGCATTCAAGCATCCCCGACTGGCACTGGCAAGACTCCAGGTACCTCGATGGCCAGGCCTTTGTTGGATAATTCTCTTCCACTCTATCAcccttgtctttttttcgtGTTGTGGACTCTGCGACTCTTTAGTCCCTGATTACGccttcggcttcggctgtGTGCCCACTCGAAGCAATCCATTCTCATCAACCCAACAATCCTTTAATGGCGTCTTCATTTTCGGGATGaatctcttcctccttttcctactcatccacaacaacatcctcatcTGGCATTTGTAAACGCTGCTTCTTGGCTGGTCTTTTTGGCTCGCGGGCAATGTTTTGCTCGGTCAGGGGAGTGTCTTGCGTTTGCACGCGAGATCTCTTGGTCCTTCTTCGGGGCTCAGGGACA
Protein-coding regions in this window:
- a CDS encoding uncharacterized protein (COG:S; EggNog:ENOG503P04U), whose translation is MALGPNYWNIGKLTFDDCYHALNDPDRPISSLRTSKALGTQQFQVFLAWPIRSTSSKTITLPATKTAYHLPSLSFDSDWQPHPLSNSSPDSPYRHVFVKASLSCALVELPSSPNSIYSSFKHPNLLTYSTQRVYLPPEAFIPNPKPTSPDTTPDDSSSNQPPTRHYLGFQTCRHQPSYHPETTNPLLNQARYNGGQPRDILEESLNIFYNNGMRCWRPPLKSTSSSPPPPGTNPNPNTHLQPETSVYRPQVCHLCQTRYRAAVYTWPTDPSLPAAKEIVVHVWQNLGSFQEKHGHMKGNFPQSWFAPVGGKMEKGEYTRDARPAFLMGWDARLGAGYWGEYENDIDGPNAIPYCILSHTWGDDEVTFQDIQNSFDTAVHKKGFEKIKGMCELTLEYGHSHAWVDTCCIDKTSSAELTESINSMFHWYQKAALCVVYLEDFALTDGQLTPTKADLQPCRWFTRGWTLQELVAPRDIIFHDCNWTQCGSKVQLLNILYRITSIDITILQSSDKLYQVPVAQKMSWAAKRNTTRIEDMAYCLLGIFGIHMPLIYGEREKAFLRLQEHIAQKTNDMSLFAWQHSKTELGLRHSGILASHPSWFAGASDIKHWLDPVIPTPSWIITNTGLELHTALDSSRGETGHRLYLRCTSGHVDDKDGDPPVFTIWLRKIK